One segment of Primulina tabacum isolate GXHZ01 chromosome 14, ASM2559414v2, whole genome shotgun sequence DNA contains the following:
- the LOC142525627 gene encoding F-box protein At5g49610-like has protein sequence MVSDQLLPYDALFEILTQLNSLKALDICKAVSKEWKEVIQESSFESTHCRRTGTISGYFVQDLRSHKHVTMFVTPDNVDVRMKSLPKDTKILASSSKQGILCCEREIEKGSKRLSRYFAYIPITGQLRDLPNPKTRHDTVSVTLMVAGAQPLCFKIIRLSKRGFIRRYSELYKYGCEIFDSETWTWKESSDELSLPFRELIARNSSVSVADYVHWLTTEDNILSYSITNNSFSKFPLPKPVQENLHSYKSKQLFDYDGKLGLVCLTERRDMDLWVMNDIKNQIWKKERLANIETLESIVQYPFLLGFYNSHVVFVEGGFNEVGFYRLQDSSFSSVKLGRLDRASEIFRFRSDVEPNYLSI, from the exons ATGGTCTCCGACCAATTACTCCCGTATGATGCTCTGTTCGAGATTCTAACTCAACTAAACTCGTTGAAAGCATTGGACATCTGCAAAGCTGTATCGAAAGAATGGAAGGAAGTTATCCAAGAATCAAGCTTCGAGTCGACTCACTGCCGGAGAACGGGAACCATATCCGGGTACTTCGTGCAAGATTTAAGGTCTCACAAGCATGTCACTATGTTTGTGACCCCCGATAACGTGGACGTGCGCATGAAAAGCTTGCCGAAGGACACCAAGATCTTGGCTTCCTCTTCGAAACAAGGAATACTGTGTTGCGAAAGAGAAATCGAGAAAGGCTCGAAACGTCTAAGTCGATATTTCGCGTACATTCCCATCACAGGGCAATTGCGGGATCTCCCTAATCCAAAGACTCGTCACGATACTGTCTCTGTCACGTTGATGGTTGCCGGGGCTCAACCTCTATGTTTCAAGATAATTCGATTATCGAAACGAGGATTTATACG GCGATACAGCGAGCTATACAAATATGGATGCGAAATTTTTGATTCGGAAACATGGACCTGGAAGGAATCAAGCGACGAATTATCATTGCCATTCAGGGAGCTTATAGCCCGTAATTCTTCTGTTTCTGTTGCCGATTATGTCCACTGGCTAACAACCGAAGACAACATTCTTTCGTACAGCATCACAAATAACAGTTTCAGCAAATTCCCGTTACCAAAACCTGTCCAAGAAAATCTACATTCTTACAAAAGCAAGCAGCTTTTCGACTACGATGGTAAACTTGGACTCGTTTGTCTGACGGAGAGAAGAGATATGGATCTTTGGGTCATGAATGACATCAAGAATCAGATATGGAAGAAAGAAAGATTGGCCAACATCGAAACCCTCGAAAGCATTGTCCAATATCCATTTCTGTtagggttctacaactctcatGTCGTGTTCGTTGAGGGCGGATTCAACGAAGTCGGATTCTACAGGCTGCAAGACTCAAGTTTTAGCTCTGTGAAGCTAGGTAGATTGGACCGTGCAAGCGAAATTTTCCGATTTAGATCAGATGTTGAACCTAATTATCTTAGTATATGA